Within Ischnura elegans chromosome 6, ioIscEleg1.1, whole genome shotgun sequence, the genomic segment TGGatccttagattattacgatagttctcattccaaaggtaaATAATGATGAGCAGTTATGGAcatgtaaaggaaaccatatagcactaggaattacattcaccagtgattctgattggagttccttcaagaaaacgcaattgattcgtcctaccgcgctaactacacatgattcccgtcgcacggtcatttaaattagaaattgttgcaaaaaatgctcaaattcaacagctggtaccctcttaacataaatttcaaaaataaaaaaaactgaaataaaatacggaagataaaaaattattggtAACGGGTTGGACACGAACGCGAGCCCCTACCTTCACCAGCCCGAAGGCttatccactgagctatttcTAGCTCAAGGTCATCGAgctgtaattttaaatatttcatttactgtaacactgagctccttcatgtgcttctcctacggcttctcacttgaacgaatttgatcaaaataatcactttctcggtatattagtcttttattcgtttgcATGATTATAACTtcagcacggaggctttcgcatactctatgtttcggctggttagtatatacaataggaatataatgatgttgtcgcctgcgacttcggtatggtgtcgtctttttaagttattattatttgttattacgtttcaaactcggtatttgtatttctaatgaagcaagcgtatacattcattacaaactgaaattctgttaggatttgcttgtgtccttcttactcgactggaaaggttttatgaaataagctgcagttccactgatgccttaaacataaaacgtattgccaacaaacacatttcctaatacaatgtaacctacttaatgcaagtagataattcaattaataatgctaaataagtatcctacattatcccgaattcatcagtgtatatgtaaatgattgcatctaaataagataacttaatcatcaacgacatagcagcttagagttattattcgcattcacactaattcagcagtagaacatattatcaaacaatacctgttgaaatccgacaatcattaaaaatgggacttttagctggaatgaagttttcctcgtcatactttgaacaagtggaaaggaatacatctttaccgattgacggacgtcggagaactctgttattacttatgcaacgattaatgccgatcagcttaactaattcatattttacgtgtttgctcagatatttatatgatgaaacactggaaatttcaaagctgcctcgtatgaTATGttgtagatattgtattaaaacatcaacccgagtcgatagatgtaaacaaaagtctgccatgttcacagtgaacgactcgtgatttccagctctctgaaaagagctgagatcactcaaaaagagccaagctaccaactttttaaaatctctccgaggaattaccttcgatctttcctactgcattaaatgctacaatgtgtttgggggaatatcatgaacattaatttcacttgaatggaagcggtcaaatcccgagactgaaaaggatgacaaaatacctcacccacccaatgacccgttctccatgcattgaaccatgaagactagtattggattgttgcatacacccgaaaaccttacaatttccgggcacaatctttgtggagcgaaagtggcgccgctcgatttgttgcaagacttttgcaaatgatagtacattatCAACTTATATTTGAATGTTATAGTTGATGCTATTCGGTtgaggaataaattaaaaaatgattaatcGACTGAAAATTAAACACGACAGTGTGTATGTCAATGTAGTTGGACATGAAGGTTAGTATTAAGCATAAAATTAATGCCAAGGTCATAACCTCAAGGTAAATAATCatcaatataacattttattttttgactaacATTTTGGGCTTCTTCATCCATTTCCATGGATAATCCAGACTTAACACTGTGTAGCTCCATGGTGTATGCTGCGTGACCATATACAATCTTTGTTATATCTCAACTCATGCATGCTGGGTGTTTCAAATTGCTTTGTTTAACTTTTTGCAGGACATTACAAATAAAATTGGACCAGCCAGTGTCAGATCCAGCTTCACCGCGTGAAATTAGCAATGGTGATACTGCTGCCAACTTAAGTTCACATATACAGACATTAAGATCTGAAGTTGCTCATCTCAAGAGCCAGCTGGCTAATGCTCAGCAAGAACGTAAGTTTACCGACCATATTTTGATAAAATCCTTCCTCAGTAAAaccaagaattaaaaatttttacttggatCACTTCATGTAGAGAATGAAGATATGGATTGATTTGATGATAAGTGCTTATAGGAATGATATTTAAGacttaattttcagaaaaattgtgCTGTTGGTGCTCTTGATTAATTCTGGTTTGTTTATCACATAATTTATTGAATATAGGTATTTCTGTAGTGTTCACACCCGCTATTGCTAAATTTATgtgcaaaattatttctaagtgtACATTTTGTACTGCTTCaaagaatttctttcaaaaattcaaGTCATTTATTGCTCTTCAgtattttcttacatttatttGAACTGCAGTGTTTGATGTGAATTTGACCTGGACATAATATCTATGCTTTTaatgtttttctgcattttacattatttttttgaagtcCTGATCCCCTATTATAAGAGTGTAAAAATTATCCTAATTTCGTTTTTCCTTATTCTGCATTTTTCGACATTCTGGGTCATAAAAACTCTTCCATCACTGCATTTGTTACCCAATTTTACGTTCTTTCGTCATGTTTAATGCAAATGATTGTTTAAATCTTGGAATTAACGCCCttcaacaagaatattctcatgAAAGTTTTGTGAGAGTGGGTTGAATCTCCCGGGTAGCGCTTCTTCATCTGATTTCTTCAGTAAATTGTGGTGCCGGGACCTTTCGACTCACAAGTTGGGTGTCTTTTCTTCACGAAATATTTCGCTATTACATTCAACCTGATAGCACTAAGTCATTCCTAAATCAACATTGACTATCTTATCTTTCACTTCTTGAATTTGATGTCAATGCTTGGGTGACGACTGACGGCACGTTATCCTCCTAACTTATTGCAGACACGGAAAAGATGCAGAGGTATGTAATGGAAGAGAGGCAAATTCGTGAGGAGAATTTGCGACTTCAGAGGAAGCTGCAGCTGGAAGTGGAGAGGCGAGAAGCTCTTTGCAGACACTTGTCTGAATCAGAGTCCAGGTAAATTTTTGCCTCTGATGTGTGATATACATCAAGCATGCGTTTGAGGATATTTGGCTGAAAGATAGTAACCTTTTGGAAGTAGCTTTGCTTTGAATTCATTGTTTACAAATCTCatacaaatcaaaatttttttaagctgACAAGGAAAGGGACTGATCAATTTATTGCTTGAGACTTAAAATTTCAGCATATGCTAAATTCATATGGTGGTatggaaagttttaaaaaatatacttttgtaccaTTGAAGTgtgtagtttttgaaaaaatgcaccgaattaaataattgtttattgTTGGAGtgtttgaaagtttaaaaattcagaattttcagattgctgaaaattatttcaaatgaagttaGCTGGAGATGTTTCCCATGTACAAGGTGGTAATcaaagtaattgttgcattttagCCTAAAGTGCCACATTTATCCTAATATATTCCCAAATTTTTGGGGATTCAGTTTGGAGAAAATAAGTCTCCAGCTTTCAAATATATGTGCCACCAATTACTTTATCATAGAGATTTTGGGTGAAAAGGGAATATTACAGTGGAGCCCACTTTTAACTAACCCACTTATAGCAAATTCCTGCTTTTAACAAAGTTGGTGAAACTAACGgcatgatatattttatattttctacttcTTCTAAGCTGTTATTACATTATGGCAATGTTATATTCATTTGAAGTTGCTGAGTGGTCTAAAAATATCCAATTATATTATTGAACTATTATTCAATTTATATATATCCAAGTTCATGGACAGTTCCgctccacaaaaatcattcatgcaagtaGGCATTAACTCATATGTGttattatatcatgtaaacaggcctataAGCAATGGGTACCTTCCTTCAGAAATGGTGGGGTGGGAGGGAAGATTCTGAGGAGTGATGAGGGCCCAGGCTCTGGCAACAAGGCGGTAACGAACCAATGAAAAGATGGAGGGGGGAGCTCTTCCTTGATTCAACTCCATCATTTTCCAGTGAGAGAGCCTCAAGGGCTGTGTCTGGCTGTATGACTGCAATGGCTAGTGATCGCCAGATACAGATGTTTGGTTTGAAGTACAATTCATAGTTGAAAATTGCGGGCCCACATGAAGCGAAGTTTGGTCATAACAAAGTAAACTTTCAGCCCCTTTAACTTCATTATGAATGGGCTTCACTGTATGTTGGAGCAATAAAGTATTAGGATGAAGGCATTTGTAAATATAGCTGTTACATTTTCTTTGGGAAACCATGGTATTGAAGACATTCCTGCCTCGTTGGAAACTGTGTAATTAGAGGTTTCTGATCTGAAAGATAGTTTCCTCCTTGACTTGATGCATTTCTATTTCTAGTCTTGAAATGGAAGAGGAGCGGCACTACAACGAAATTGCCATGTCTGGCGGACCAGTCCGACCAAGGACTGTTTCTAGCCCTGTACCGTACAACCCTTCACCCAGCACATCACGCCCACTGAGTCCAGGTAAAgcattttgtatttcattgaatcaaGCTACATTCCATAAGcagacaaaataaatacttaagtcCTTGAGGTAAATATACTTTAAGTAGTAGTGAGtattaaattttcaaagatgCCTTCAATACTTGCTTATTTGACTTCTAATCATCTGGTTTGTGGATTTGTGTGCTATTCAACCCTCCCTACATGTAAATTTGAAAGGGTTTTTTCAAAAGCAGCAAGGGTATTACTCTTTGAAGTACAGATTCTTATGATCTAATGATGTTTTTTATATtggtgaaatttaatattttcatttttggtaaGGAGACTGTTTTCtgtaatgcaaaattttttttcatcgttcaAAGAGAAATGTTGATATCTTAGCCATATTAATAATGCTCTTCAATTtgtatttaaagaataataagtATGGTTTTGATGTTCATTGATTATCTATTCTTCACGTTGCATCCATTGCCATGAGTCCACTGTTATGGCATTAGCTTGCAGGCTGAGATCATGTACCTTTctatgcctttttcaatgccatgttTTTTACAGCATTTGGAATGCCAAACGCCTCTCAGAATGGGTTGTGGTTCCATTGTATGGGCCATAGTTTGgtggtaattaattatttttcatgaggtACACCTAACAATCCTGCCCTCAGCTACTTCAGGAATCACTATTCCCTACCTGAACTTTGTTATTCTTAACTTTGTTTTCTATAAATTCATTTTAGGTACTTCGAAGACCTATTAAGTTGGGAATTCTTGAAGTTATGGTATTCCCCTCAACCTTAACTCTTAAGAATATTTTGTATAAATCATTATTGTAACTATCAGTTTTTGTTGTTTTCTCATTATTATCACTTAAATGACTGTTAATTAAATGTTCTTTCCTCTAATTCATGTAAGGCTGGTTTAATAATTGCTTGATAAagttttgtatattatgataatGGAGGTTGATGAATTGTTCCGTGCAAGATTGATTTTTGACCTCATAGTTATTCTAACCTACTTAGTTTATTTTGCTTTCAACCAATCTCAAGATAATATTACAGCTTAATTCTGCTGTGGTTAATGCTAACCATACACTCTACATGAAGCTGGCCCCGAAATGGCTTATTTTATGCAACTAGTTGGAATTTCTTATATTGTTATATTTCTATTATTGGCTGCCTGGAATTAAACCCTTTTACGCCTCCTCATTTTGTGTGGTATTTGAGAAGACTGCTAGTTGAATAAGTTTGCCAGATTCCAGGACTTAATATTATTTCTAGTACTTAAATGAATTCAATGAATCTAGATTTTTCCTAATGCTGAAAGAAttgaaagaatttcatttttttaaatagtttaagcGTAATGGAGAATTACACaggttcaatattatttttgtgagGGGAAAAGATAATTCTATTATCTTTCTTGTAAATATAAGGCCaatcctttccctgggctacaaccttgtcgcggtggaaaggcttgcgcattcctatgacccctagagctgctctggtgggattaattctaaattattcctggtAGGGTCCCCCATgctagataggtcgaagggttggagccagacgaaaggtagtccacgtgatggtgtcacgtgaaaaacactgttggaatggaagtgggaaactctgccaactatctcttccctgaaaacacgtagtacaatcaaatgagcctcggaatctcatcgacccGGGACCcctccgcaaagggcgggtgtcggtcaTGGCAGCGAGGTCAGCAAGGTCCTCGGGGttgtcaacatgcgaaatccttgcagagacttatcatcatcaccagcagcagcaatgaagaaggaagaaaagaagaccaagaagatggagaagaagaagtcagcTATAATtatagggacgtggaatgtgaggacaatgatgagggcggggaagttagaaaatatcaaaagggaaatggataaagggaggatagatatcttaggattatgcgaggtgaggtggagacatgggggggactattggagttaTGGGTATAGGGTtttatatagtggtggggaggaaagccagcgaggggtagctatAGTAATAAacaggaagatgggtaagcgtgtggtaggtaaagactaggtaagcgataggattctggtggcaGAAATTGAGGCATGGctcaccaaccttgtggtggtccaagtttacatgcccactagcaatcatagagGGGAAGAAGTAGATGCGGTGTATGagcagctcgaggaaataattagagaaactccgggtaagaaaaatctggtagtgatgggggactggaatgcttcagtcgggaagggagggatggaatcAAAGTAGgggaatttggattaggaattcggaatgacaggggtgagaaagcagaattttgcaggagaaacaagttattcattacaaacacttggtttaatcatcagaaagggcgaaggtacatatgtaaaagtccaggggatattgggagatatcagatagactacatcatggcaAGGcaaaggtttaggaatagtgtgaaaaactcacgcagcttcccagcagcggATGTGGATTCAGATTACAACCTAGTAACCTTGTGAAATGCAACgcaagattcaaaagacttacgaAAGTtagaaggcgaagaaatggaatgtggaagcgctgaaggggagcatgaggagagaatatcaggaactagtggacattagtatacgggagattgaaagtacgaaGACTGTTAAGGAAATATGGGGTAATATAAAAACTGGAATtgtcaaagcggctgagaagtctATTGGTTATgctgacagtagaaggataaagaagccgtggataacagagaatatgataagggaaatggaggagaggaggaagtggaagaacgtgaacacagagcagggcaaaagaatgtatagacaaattaataatcaattacggtgtgaaactaagagagcaagggaggcttggtggaaaagtcagtgtgaggaaatggaaaagtttcagaaggaaggagaggtaggctcGTTATTTGCCGAACTGAAGTCgctatcgggtggcaaaagagggAAAACCATGCCTAAAAGATGGAAGATGCCTAAGGCttaagatggaaggatgctaaccgagcgaggagaggtacagagtagatggaaggaaaagtggaggatctgtatgacggaaggaacaggccagagggattgactttagaggatgaaagtgaagtggaggaggataatcttgggccggggatattagattcggaaatagagaaagcacttcatGATACGAAGGCTatgaaagcagtgggcgtggacaatatcccgtgtgaacttctgaagaatctagggacggatagtaagaaaatgtttttcgaactacaggcggtccccgactttcgtacacaatgcgttcccgaaaacttgtacgaaagtcgaatgtacgaaagtcgaaccattgacttccatactaattaggggttacaaaagagcggaatatacgttctaaaaccttttttttacggaattcatttcaattgacttaatttttataatatgttaataaaactcctcaaatcatctaatttctttcgaaaataggcagaaaatgcaaataaaagtttaaaaaacaagaactccgttggctatcgaatgaaacttcctcttggcgtttaagttgacattccacttattacgtccactataaataaaaggacatatcaagaagcataacaaaatgtatttgttgaacccgcactctggattccttttaatttttacaccaaaattcgatatttggcaggtgacattcgtgatcgcgtatattccgcatgttattcagaAAGGACAacagacaaacggaattcgggtgatatttcatgcaatatcgttgctgaaggtttacatgaattaaacagcactcaaacgaaaaaacacaattagaaagaaggtcttactagttttattgaaagctattcgatgatgtctagtcaacttcttttgaaaaatatcttcaatgaaggctttcttcttctcttgataaaggagcctagagcaggcagtctctctcccaaataaatcacctagattagagtcaattaacaacaattcccttcattatatacgttcgtattgttcgcatatactgccgatactgccaatttgaaacaattgaatgttgggatgcgcaataaacatcgcgggaattttaaaaaattacagaccaacgtccgaaagtccgaatttagcgtacgaaagtcgagtaaaaggtgtcaattttgaacgtacgaaagtgcgaattgtacgaaagtcgagtgtacgaaagtcgaggaccgcctgttgTACGCAAgttctatgaggagggatgttggccggaggatttcatggagacggttttaattccgctaccgataAAGAAGAAAGCTATGGAATGCAGAGATTACAGGACTTATAGTCTAATATCGCACATGGCGAAAGTGGTACAGAAGATATTGAACAGAcaaatggaggcaagggcaaacgaatatttgggtgatgatcagtttggttttagaaaagggaagtcaactcgtgacgcaatgGTGGatatgaggtccctggtggagagaaacctagaatatgaccaggaagtgtatgcctgctttgtggattttgaaaaagcatttgatagagtgaactgggtgaagttaatagatattctcaagaaaataggtgtagattggggggataggcgactgattcgtaatctgtatatggcccagacagcgcaagtgagggtagcggatggagaatctgggtgggcaagcatgggccgaggagtgtggcaaggctgtcctctatcgccgctgctcgtaaacgtgtatgctgaagagaaggtaagggaagcgtgggatgagttagcaggtgaaataaaagtgggaggaatgatgttcaaatcagtgagatttgcggatgatcaggcattaattagccagtcagcaagggggcttcaggctctagtggatgtgtTATACGAGCGTTGTAAGGAGTATGGGATGCGGATCAAttacaagaagaccaaggttatacAGTTTtctaaagcatcacgagcgaggaatttgagacttaagataaaagtgggtggtgaaaaactttagCAGGTTGAGccgttcaactatttaggcagtacgttggaggaaaactgatacagtagtaaggacattaggaagagaatgcattagcaaaggaggcgttcatgaacaggaacgagcctctgagaggattgttatgtaagagtttgaagaaaaggttagtgaagagtttgatctggagcgtggaaatgtggacactgaggaaagaagatgaaagaaactggaggcattcgagatgtgggtgtgtgaagaagaatggagaaggtgaaatggatggagaggaggagaatatttttatggaacTCTTAATTCCTCTCAGATTTTTGTAGTTCAGTTAGCTGTAATTAACAAGtgattcatttatttcctttataGGTCTGAATCCAGTCAATCTGAACACATCTCGGGAGAGTATTGGCTTTAACCCTCCCAGTCCCATGAGTCGGTGCTATGCTTGTGGTCAGGCTACATACCACCAGCCGCCCCCTCTACCTTGCCCCCCTCCACAGCCCCTCTCCGTGACGCCCGCTGCTGTGGCTGCTGTTGCAGCAGGCTACCTGCCATCTTCCTCGCCTCCTGCTCCTGTAGGGATTTCTATCACAGTAAGTTCCAGATTTAGATGCATGGCCCTCTCTTGAGACGCACAGAGAGAAACAAGGTGACCACATTCCTTTGCAGTTTACTTCATTAAAAGCaccatatttttctctattttatgtTGTAAGTGGAACCTCTAATTTGCAAAGTCTAATAGACCCGTTTCCTAACTTGTGAATCTGAGGGTTTTTAAAAGGGAGTCTACCTTCCTTATACATTTATGTAAGGTTCATGTGTAGTAGTCTGCATGCATGCAATACTGTCCTTGCAAAAAGTCAAGGTACCCTAGTTTGAAGTGCTATAGTTTGGTAACTACTCAATCAGTTGCACTGAAATATACTATAAAGGATGggaaaattatttctatgttttCTCAACAAAATCAGAAATTCAGCATTTATCAGCAATAATTTTATCTGAATTTGCAACAGAAAAAGGCACCAATTTTGGCACACTGAAAATGATGGCTCTACCTCGAATGCCAATTACTCAAGGACCTCTCTATGGATTGACATGAAGAAATTGAATGGAGAAACAGACTCTCATAAATGAATGCCTGATATATTACACTTATAATAATTGTGTTAGTGTTTAAcattttttctaaagaaattacTCCTTTTTTCGTTGCATGCTTAGTTGACAATATTTGGAGAGCCAAAAACTGTCTTTTTTCATATGATGCTAGatttaaaagatattaatatgTATGTTAAGTACATATTTCTATGTATATATAATGTAGTGGCTCCTGAAATTATCTTAAAAATCCTTTCTTGGATGATACAATGGCTGAATAATTTACCAGGTTATTGCAAAAGGTAccaatggtattttttaaaagcTAGAAAAAATTTTCTGAAGCATCCTTCACTTTTAATCTGATTGATTTTTATCAGTGCTTGTACAAAAGGtctaataaaaaaacttatcagTCATTATATTTGTGAAATCGATCCTTTTTTGGTCATTGAATGCCGAGTACATTGATTCCATTATTGGCTAAAAAAAGTGCCTTCCACCAACTAGAACTCCTTTGATAACCCCCTTTCATAATTTTCTCGgatcatttctcaaaatatggTTATCTTTGTTGTTTTGGTAAGTGAATTCaatcattaatatttcaaaaagtgttgattactcattaaaaaatttcactacaTTTTGCTCTTAAAATGTAGTCCTCGATCAATATCTGGAgataataagagaaaaaaatttcccattACTGGAAAGGGTGGAAACCACTCCCAGAGTGTAAGAGTCAATTGGTGATATGTCACTAATCTTCATTGACACATTCTCTAACTTGGTACAAAATTTCAAGTCAAGTGATTTGGTTTTGATGAATGCAGAGGTGAGATTCAGCTTAAATGTCTGGACTAATCGATAAATGCATTTTGATGTGGCCATGTAATGAAAGTGGTGTGGGCCTGTCTGTTATCATGTGCATAGAAGCTGATGCCATTTTTTGTCCTATTTGGGCAATGGGTTAATGGGGTGTGGTAAgctagtgggtagagtgcttggtTTGCTGATCAAGGGGTCCTGAGTTCTTGGGTGAAAATTTCGGACACCCATCCAAGCAAAATCCTCCCAAATGCAAGGTTGGGTAGGGGCAGAAGGTGGCCCCCTAACCGTGGATGTGAGAAATTCACCTTCTTGTCTCTTAGTTAGagttgagctttaccctcacctatctaaacaaACCTTTGAGTTGAAACATTGAGTGTGCGAGTTGGGAAATGAAATTTGCAGAAGAACTGACGAGATTCCTTTGTTGCAGGCCCACCTACCTCGATCGGTGGCAGTTCCTCGGCCTACGGAGAGATTCATAAAACCTGCCGTGCCGCCTCCAGCAGCTGCATCGCTCCACCCCCTGGTGACCTCTCACAGCAATCCCTCAACCATGGTGGTGGGTCCGACCTCCCCTAACTCTGCCCCCCAACCACCCTCCATCCAAGGTCCAGTCTCCGTCCCAGCACATCCTCCCGGGACCTCATCTCCTATGGAAATCTCGAAGAGTTAAGAAGAAGATGAAGGAGCTGCATCTTTGTGTGACTTCCCATCTTTTGGGCTCTCCTTTACACCTTGCATGCTATCTAAACAAATGCTGAACGCTAAAGGCTGGGCCCAGTTGAGTGAGAGAATGGGGATCTGTGCCCATTTACTCTGTGTAATGAATGGTATTGGTTGGCAtagtcaaaaaaaaaagaaaatgtaataaaGAAAAATCTGTTGGTATCATGTTGAGAGAAGTATTAATCAGAGTAATGGGTTATTAAGGAGAAAGTTTAATGACTTTAAGGTGTGTAGTGTTTGCTGGTGGCATCCTTCaattgaaattatgattttttgtttGATCAGACAGATGTAGCAGTGACTCTTAAAAGCTTCTCTGCATTACTCAGTTGTAAAGATGCAGGTAGAAGTGCAGATGATCTGATTCGTCCTTGAACGTGTGCATTAGCCCACTGGAGAGGAGTTTAACCTCTTATTTCCCTCTTTTCTTTTCCCATCCCATGCCAATTCTTCTTTTGTCAACCGTTAAATTTGTTCTGAATGTATGTGTGCATTCCAGCTTTTTTGTCCTCTGTACCAATATTCCTCTCCATGGGCCTCTGGAACAGATATTTAGGGAAGGTTTCCAGCAGTTCTTCCTTAATAAGAATTGATGTGTGAGTCATTGAGATATCCCCATCAtccaccaccacattcttcctcAGGGTGTGTACCCCAAGGTTGTGGTGAGAGAGGGATTCATCATCTTTCCGAACctataaatttttatgaggcCACTGTGCCTCTTTCTTCCATGCCCCTCTCTTGCTGTCCATGCATTGCTCTTTCCATTGATTGTGTGTTCGCTCCACACCAGTACGTGCACATCGTGGTTATAATATATGGACAATGTTACTCATGGTTTTTAATGCTTGTTATAGCTGttaaaattttgccatgaaaTGCTTGTGTGACTCTTGGCTATTTAAGAGTTCACTTCCTTCAAGACCCTGTGTTTTGTTTATAGTGAAGGGGAGTCTTTGAATTAATGTTTTGTATGTGTTGCCTCACAGGGTGGATTTCTGTAAATGTGCCACTGGGCACAT encodes:
- the LOC124160909 gene encoding coiled-coil domain-containing protein 6, whose product is MADSASESDSSSIDGGPIMMPPSPVSREQLQKRIESLQQQNRVLKVELETYKLRVKALQEENKGLRQASVIIQAKAEQEEEFISNTLLKKIQALKKEKETLAHHYEQEEECLTNDLSRKLNQLRQEKCRLEQTLEQEQECLVNKLMRKIEKLEAETLSKQTNLEQLRREKVELENTLEQEQEALVNKLWKRMDKLEAEKRTLQIKLDQPVSDPASPREISNGDTAANLSSHIQTLRSEVAHLKSQLANAQQEHTEKMQRYVMEERQIREENLRLQRKLQLEVERREALCRHLSESESSLEMEEERHYNEIAMSGGPVRPRTVSSPVPYNPSPSTSRPLSPGLNPVNLNTSRESIGFNPPSPMSRCYACGQATYHQPPPLPCPPPQPLSVTPAAVAAVAAGYLPSSSPPAPVGISITAHLPRSVAVPRPTERFIKPAVPPPAAASLHPLVTSHSNPSTMVVGPTSPNSAPQPPSIQGPVSVPAHPPGTSSPMEISKS